The following are encoded together in the Halomonas halophila genome:
- the ilvY gene encoding HTH-type transcriptional activator IlvY: MDMRPLKHFLALADTLHFGRASEACHVSPSTLSRSIRQLEESLGVRLFERDNRHVTLTRQGHQFHDYARDALEEWERLRQSMMSEAQALTGEISIYCSVTASYSFLYDLLSEFRTRHPGIELKLHTGDPAQSMPRVLAGNEDMAITLRPRRLPEALAFKSLTRSPLVFIAPREPQSWIPASPEASRPEQWRDVPMILSESGLSREVSDTWFRALGLKPRIYAQVSGHEAIVSMVSLGFGVGVVPGIVLEASPLAERVRVLPVKPELPHYDVGLCVLNRRLKSPLIHALWAEVEEHG, from the coding sequence ATGGACATGCGCCCCCTGAAGCACTTCCTCGCCCTGGCCGACACCCTGCACTTCGGCCGTGCCAGCGAGGCCTGCCACGTCAGTCCCTCCACCCTCTCGCGGTCGATCCGCCAGCTGGAGGAAAGCCTCGGCGTGCGCCTCTTCGAGCGCGACAACCGCCACGTGACGCTGACCCGCCAGGGCCATCAGTTCCACGACTATGCCCGGGACGCCCTGGAGGAATGGGAACGGCTGCGCCAGTCGATGATGAGCGAGGCCCAGGCGCTGACGGGGGAAATCAGCATCTACTGCTCGGTGACCGCCAGCTACAGCTTCCTCTACGACCTGCTCAGCGAGTTCCGCACCCGCCACCCGGGCATCGAGCTCAAGTTGCACACCGGCGACCCCGCCCAGTCGATGCCAAGAGTACTGGCCGGCAACGAGGACATGGCGATCACCCTGAGGCCGCGTCGACTGCCCGAGGCCCTGGCCTTCAAGTCGCTGACCCGCTCGCCGCTGGTGTTCATCGCCCCGAGGGAGCCTCAGTCATGGATCCCGGCCTCACCGGAGGCGTCCCGCCCCGAGCAGTGGCGGGACGTGCCGATGATCCTCTCGGAATCGGGGCTGTCGCGGGAGGTCAGCGACACCTGGTTCCGGGCGCTGGGCCTCAAGCCGCGCATCTACGCCCAGGTCTCGGGCCACGAGGCCATCGTCAGCATGGTCAGCCTGGGCTTCGGCGTCGGCGTGGTGCCGGGCATCGTGCTGGAGGCGAGCCCGCTGGCCGAGCGAGTCCGGGTGCTGCCGGTGAAGCCGGAGCTGCCCCACTACGACGTCGGACTGTGCGTACTCAACCGCCGGCTGAAGAGCCCGCTGATCCACGCCCTGTGGGCCGAGGTCGAGGAGCACGGCTGA
- the ilvN gene encoding acetolactate synthase small subunit, whose product MRHIISILMENEPGALSRVVGLFSQRNFNIETLNVAPTDDETLSRLTVTTIGDDRVIEQITKHLNKLVDVVKLVDLTEGSHIERELMLVKVKALGAARDEVKRTVDIFRAQIVDVTPSQYTVQITGDASKLDAFLEAMSPVGLLEVARTGVSGIARGDKVLSL is encoded by the coding sequence ATGCGCCATATCATCTCGATTCTGATGGAAAACGAACCGGGCGCCCTGTCTCGCGTGGTGGGGCTGTTTTCCCAGCGCAACTTCAACATCGAAACTCTCAACGTGGCCCCCACCGACGACGAGACGCTGTCGCGTCTGACCGTGACCACCATCGGCGACGATCGAGTGATCGAGCAGATCACCAAGCATCTCAACAAGCTGGTGGACGTGGTCAAGCTGGTGGACCTGACCGAGGGCAGCCACATCGAGCGCGAGCTGATGCTGGTCAAGGTGAAGGCGCTGGGCGCGGCGCGGGACGAGGTGAAGCGCACCGTGGACATCTTCCGCGCGCAGATCGTCGACGTGACGCCGAGCCAGTACACCGTCCAGATCACCGGCGACGCCAGCAAGCTGGACGCCTTCCTCGAGGCGATGTCCCCGGTGGGGCTGCTCGAGGTGGCGCGCACGGGGGTGTCGGGGATCGCCCGTGGCGACAAGGTCCTGTCGCTGTAA